From a single Gimesia fumaroli genomic region:
- a CDS encoding Gfo/Idh/MocA family protein encodes MQQNSNFSRREFLKSTTAGAAAISTGIWTGFAPAATKSANGKLNIACIGTANRAAADVDGVKGENIVALVDVDSNYLDRAGASFPGARRYADYREMLESEDGKIDAVVIGTTDHHHAPASIRAIRKGLHVYCEKPLTHTVQEARIIAEEAKKQGVATQLGTQIHARDNYRRVVEIVQSGALGDIGEVHVWVGKGWGGDDLPTKTQEPPKNLNWDLWLGPAPVRPYAAGRYHPAQWRRWWQFGQGTLGDMACHYMDLPFWALDLRHPTHCEAEGPEVHPEACPHGLTVRYQFPKRGDLVPVNLTWYDGNMIPKKVAGQRVPGSGVMFVGTEGSMFANYGSYKLFPKEKFANFTPPKQSIPKSIGHHAEWIKACKDGSPTTCNFDYSGALTEAVLLGNVAYRSKSPLEWDAANLKATNCPTADQYISKEYREGWEVA; translated from the coding sequence ATGCAACAGAATTCAAATTTCAGCCGACGTGAGTTTCTTAAATCGACGACTGCCGGAGCAGCCGCCATTTCCACTGGTATTTGGACCGGTTTTGCCCCTGCTGCCACGAAGTCTGCCAATGGCAAATTAAACATCGCCTGTATCGGAACTGCCAACCGCGCTGCGGCAGATGTTGACGGAGTGAAAGGCGAAAATATCGTTGCACTCGTTGATGTCGACAGCAATTATCTTGACCGAGCCGGAGCCAGCTTCCCGGGGGCTCGTCGTTATGCTGATTACCGCGAGATGCTGGAAAGCGAAGATGGAAAAATCGATGCCGTTGTGATTGGAACGACCGACCATCATCACGCCCCGGCATCAATTCGTGCGATTCGTAAAGGGCTGCATGTTTACTGTGAAAAACCACTGACGCATACCGTTCAGGAAGCACGCATCATTGCAGAGGAAGCGAAAAAGCAGGGCGTCGCGACTCAGTTGGGAACCCAGATTCACGCCCGCGATAATTACCGACGCGTCGTGGAAATCGTTCAGTCAGGTGCACTGGGTGATATCGGTGAAGTCCATGTCTGGGTTGGAAAGGGCTGGGGAGGCGACGACCTGCCCACAAAGACTCAGGAACCTCCCAAAAATTTGAACTGGGATCTGTGGCTTGGCCCTGCACCTGTTCGGCCTTATGCCGCCGGTCGTTATCACCCCGCACAATGGCGTCGCTGGTGGCAGTTCGGTCAGGGAACATTGGGCGACATGGCGTGCCATTATATGGACCTGCCTTTCTGGGCGCTGGATCTACGTCATCCCACACATTGTGAAGCAGAAGGTCCGGAAGTGCATCCAGAAGCCTGTCCGCACGGTTTGACTGTACGGTATCAATTCCCCAAACGGGGCGATCTGGTTCCTGTCAATCTGACCTGGTACGACGGAAATATGATTCCCAAGAAAGTAGCCGGCCAACGTGTTCCCGGTAGTGGTGTGATGTTTGTGGGAACGGAAGGCAGTATGTTTGCCAATTATGGCAGCTACAAATTATTCCCGAAGGAAAAGTTCGCCAACTTCACGCCTCCGAAGCAATCGATTCCGAAATCGATCGGCCATCACGCCGAGTGGATCAAGGCCTGCAAAGATGGTTCACCAACCACCTGCAACTTTGATTATTCGGGTGCGTTGACCGAAGCCGTCTTGCTGGGCAATGTGGCCTATCGTTCGAAGTCACCCCTGGAATGGGATGCGGCGAATCTGAAAGCCACCAACTGTCCCACAGCTGACCAGTACATCTCAAAAGAGTACCGTGAAGGCTGGGAAGTGGCTTAG
- a CDS encoding arylsulfatase, with translation MTFCKSICLLSYFIVSLSFCRLAADANAAKHTNVILIMTDDQGGWDYGFMGNKILNTPNLDAMAAGGARLSRFYVSPVCTPTRANLMTGRYNYRTRAIDTYIGRAMMEPEETTIAEVLAPAGYKTGIFGKWHLGDSYPMRPQDQGFQEVLVHRGGGIGQPSDPPEGAGKYTDPVLFHNGEQKRMKGYCTDIYFDHAMKFIEQNESQDKPTFIYLATNAPHGPFHDVPEDLRQKYKAMDLNDAYGFDLNKRRKNEKLFDDTSRIFSMIENIDQNIGKLFQHLKKIGAYENTLVLFLNDNGPNGPRFVGAHRGMKGRVNEGGIRSVLLAHWPAQLKAGTVNNRIAAHYDVFPTILAATGVDKPEALKLDGVNVLPLLQNQAESWPERALFLQWHRGDEPTPRTNAAVVTQNYKMTFSKENEPGKLFDLTKDPAESKDLAGKKAKLAKKLTRQYNNWFSDVSSTRPDNYAPPRIHVGNSKEPTTVLTRQDWRYSGPKGKGWTRDARGNWLVTVEQAGAYDIKVQFQKQEDRVATELTVQVGDDQFQAKVPADQSEFVFKNVSLHQGKQTVDVKVAEGSIERGPMFVYLTKNK, from the coding sequence ATGACATTCTGCAAATCAATCTGCCTGCTGAGTTATTTTATTGTTTCACTGTCATTCTGCCGTCTGGCTGCTGATGCGAATGCCGCCAAACACACCAACGTGATTCTGATCATGACCGACGATCAGGGGGGCTGGGATTATGGTTTCATGGGAAACAAGATTCTGAACACGCCGAACCTGGACGCCATGGCGGCAGGGGGCGCCCGCTTGAGTCGATTTTATGTCAGTCCCGTATGTACGCCGACGCGCGCCAATCTGATGACGGGCCGCTATAACTATCGCACGCGTGCCATCGATACTTACATCGGCCGGGCGATGATGGAACCGGAAGAGACCACCATCGCCGAAGTCTTAGCACCCGCAGGTTACAAGACCGGGATTTTCGGGAAATGGCATCTGGGCGATTCCTATCCGATGCGACCGCAGGATCAGGGCTTTCAAGAAGTGCTTGTGCATCGAGGTGGTGGCATCGGTCAACCCAGTGATCCGCCGGAAGGAGCTGGTAAATATACGGACCCGGTTCTGTTTCATAATGGCGAACAAAAGCGGATGAAAGGTTATTGCACCGATATTTATTTTGATCACGCGATGAAATTCATCGAACAAAATGAATCTCAGGACAAACCCACGTTTATTTATCTCGCCACCAATGCGCCGCATGGACCCTTTCATGATGTGCCGGAAGATTTGCGTCAAAAATATAAAGCCATGGATCTGAATGATGCCTACGGTTTTGACTTGAATAAAAGACGAAAGAACGAGAAGCTGTTCGACGATACCTCTCGCATCTTTTCGATGATCGAGAACATTGATCAGAATATCGGCAAGCTGTTTCAGCATTTGAAAAAAATTGGTGCTTACGAGAATACACTGGTTCTGTTTCTGAACGATAACGGCCCTAATGGACCTCGTTTTGTAGGCGCCCATCGTGGCATGAAGGGACGAGTAAACGAAGGCGGCATTCGGTCTGTGCTGCTGGCACACTGGCCCGCACAGCTCAAAGCAGGAACTGTTAACAATCGGATCGCTGCTCACTATGATGTCTTTCCGACGATTCTGGCAGCCACGGGCGTGGACAAGCCAGAGGCTCTGAAGCTGGATGGCGTGAATGTGCTGCCGTTGCTTCAGAATCAGGCAGAGAGTTGGCCCGAACGCGCATTGTTCCTGCAATGGCATCGCGGCGATGAACCGACGCCCCGTACCAATGCTGCGGTTGTCACACAAAACTATAAGATGACGTTTTCAAAAGAGAATGAACCGGGCAAACTGTTTGACCTGACGAAAGATCCGGCGGAGAGCAAAGATCTTGCCGGCAAAAAAGCAAAGCTGGCGAAGAAATTGACACGTCAATATAACAACTGGTTTTCCGACGTCAGTTCGACACGTCCTGACAACTATGCACCGCCACGAATTCATGTGGGCAATTCCAAAGAGCCGACGACCGTTTTGACACGTCAGGATTGGCGGTATTCCGGTCCCAAAGGTAAGGGCTGGACGCGAGACGCACGCGGCAACTGGCTGGTGACGGTAGAACAGGCGGGGGCGTACGACATTAAAGTCCAGTTCCAGAAACAGGAAGATCGAGTCGCGACCGAGCTGACAGTTCAGGTCGGCGATGATCAGTTCCAGGCGAAGGTTCCTGCAGATCAGTCAGAATTCGTCTTCAAAAATGTATCTCTGCATCAGGGAAAACAGACAGTCGATGTCAAAGTGGCCGAAGGCAGCATCGAGCGGGGGCCGATGTTTGTTTATCTTACGAAAAACAAATAA
- a CDS encoding sulfatase family protein: MPSMRFNCLILYSIALFLAPLPALQAAEQQPNILFIMSDDHAAHAIGAYGSRLAAVNPTPTLDRLASEGMLLKNVFCTNSICTPSRATLMTGQYSHVNGVTTLNGAIGPEQQHLARLMKSAGYETAMVGKWHLKKEPAAFDFYTVLPGQGSYFNPVFRVRGPKPWPKNEFRVSRYDSKHSSDAITDISLKWLKNRKQKKKPFFLMHHFKAPHDNFENAERYDWLYQDVTIPEPESLWQRKNHGPMNQPLYGTSVGQRNQRRNMGHHMFVDPGLSSEEYTREAYQRYLKKFLRCVRGVDDNVKRLLEHLEETGELDNTIIVYTADQGFMLGEHDYIDKRWMYEESLRMPFIVRYPKWIKANSKDETIINNVNFAPTLLDMAGVKKPEFMQGRSFLPILKGEGTPADWPEATYYRYWMHMAHHDNPAHYGIRTKDYKLIFFYGLPLDARGAVKTPTPPHWELYNLQKDPHEMQNVIADPAYAPIVKKLKQQLKQLKQQVGDTDERYPELKARLNAS; encoded by the coding sequence ATGCCATCTATGCGCTTCAACTGTCTGATCCTGTACAGCATTGCTCTCTTTCTGGCTCCCCTGCCCGCTCTGCAGGCAGCCGAGCAGCAACCCAATATTTTATTTATCATGTCAGACGACCACGCCGCGCATGCCATTGGTGCCTATGGAAGCCGTCTGGCTGCTGTCAATCCGACACCCACGTTAGATCGTCTGGCCAGCGAAGGGATGTTGCTCAAGAATGTATTCTGTACCAATTCCATCTGTACGCCCAGCCGGGCTACATTGATGACGGGACAATACTCACACGTGAATGGTGTGACAACGTTGAATGGCGCGATTGGCCCTGAACAGCAGCATCTGGCGCGGCTCATGAAGTCCGCCGGTTATGAAACAGCCATGGTGGGTAAATGGCATCTCAAAAAAGAACCGGCTGCGTTTGACTTTTATACAGTGCTCCCCGGCCAGGGAAGTTATTTCAATCCCGTGTTCCGCGTACGTGGTCCTAAACCCTGGCCGAAGAATGAATTTCGCGTCAGCCGGTATGACTCCAAACATTCCTCCGATGCGATCACGGATATCTCACTGAAGTGGCTCAAAAATCGGAAACAGAAAAAGAAACCGTTTTTTCTGATGCATCACTTCAAGGCACCCCATGACAACTTTGAAAACGCAGAACGCTACGACTGGTTGTATCAGGATGTGACGATCCCGGAACCTGAATCACTCTGGCAGCGCAAAAATCACGGACCGATGAATCAGCCTCTCTATGGTACATCCGTCGGACAGCGCAACCAACGACGTAACATGGGCCATCACATGTTTGTGGATCCTGGTCTTTCGAGTGAGGAATATACTCGTGAAGCCTATCAGCGTTATCTGAAAAAATTTCTGCGTTGTGTCCGCGGTGTCGACGACAATGTGAAACGGCTGCTGGAGCATCTGGAAGAAACAGGCGAACTCGATAACACCATCATCGTCTACACGGCCGATCAAGGCTTCATGCTGGGCGAACACGACTACATCGATAAACGCTGGATGTATGAAGAATCGCTACGGATGCCGTTCATTGTTCGTTATCCGAAATGGATCAAAGCCAATTCGAAAGACGAAACCATCATCAACAATGTCAACTTTGCTCCGACCTTGCTCGATATGGCGGGCGTCAAGAAACCGGAATTCATGCAGGGACGCTCTTTTTTACCCATTCTGAAAGGAGAAGGAACTCCCGCTGACTGGCCTGAGGCAACGTACTATCGATACTGGATGCATATGGCCCATCACGATAATCCCGCTCATTATGGCATCCGGACGAAAGACTATAAGTTAATCTTCTTCTACGGGCTTCCATTGGATGCGCGGGGTGCCGTGAAAACCCCTACGCCTCCGCACTGGGAACTTTACAATTTGCAGAAAGACCCCCACGAAATGCAAAACGTCATCGCCGATCCCGCTTATGCGCCAATTGTGAAGAAACTCAAACAGCAGTTAAAACAGCTCAAACAACAGGTGGGGGACACAGACGAACGCTATCCGGAACTGAAAGCACGCCTGAATGCATCGTGA
- a CDS encoding alpha/beta hydrolase, protein MRQRLVQFTVLFTIGLSFTFQALQAAEPDQGYETISNLSYYAPETPDQTEYRQERCKLDLYYPTSIQNYPTVVWFHGGGLKGGSKSIPKELKQKGIAIVAVNYRLFPKAKKPAYLEDAAAAVAWTFQHIAEYGGDPNLIFVAGHSAGGYLTSMIGLDRRWLAPYKIDPNQIAGLIPYSGHCITHMTVREEMGIKRDQPIIDDMAPLFHARKDAPPILLITGDRKLEFPTRYEENAYMHSLLNVVGHEQVQLFELDGFTHGNMVKPGHFLLLDEIKRIVKAKNKSEK, encoded by the coding sequence ATGAGACAACGTCTGGTTCAATTCACTGTTTTATTTACCATCGGCTTGAGTTTCACATTTCAGGCACTTCAAGCTGCGGAGCCAGATCAAGGCTATGAGACCATTTCCAATCTTTCGTATTACGCGCCCGAAACGCCCGATCAAACAGAATATCGGCAGGAACGCTGCAAGCTCGATTTGTATTACCCGACGTCTATCCAAAACTATCCAACCGTTGTCTGGTTTCATGGTGGCGGATTAAAAGGGGGCAGTAAAAGTATTCCTAAAGAATTGAAACAGAAGGGCATCGCAATCGTCGCTGTGAATTATCGACTGTTTCCCAAAGCAAAAAAACCGGCGTACCTGGAAGACGCAGCGGCCGCTGTCGCCTGGACGTTCCAGCATATCGCCGAATATGGCGGCGACCCGAATCTGATTTTTGTCGCGGGCCATTCGGCCGGCGGCTATCTGACCAGCATGATCGGTCTCGATCGACGCTGGCTTGCACCCTATAAAATTGATCCCAACCAGATCGCCGGACTGATTCCTTACAGCGGACACTGCATCACACACATGACGGTCCGCGAAGAAATGGGCATCAAACGGGATCAACCGATTATTGACGACATGGCTCCCCTCTTCCACGCTCGGAAAGACGCACCACCTATCCTGTTGATTACCGGGGATCGCAAACTGGAATTTCCAACACGCTACGAAGAAAATGCCTACATGCACAGTCTGCTGAATGTCGTGGGACACGAGCAGGTCCAGCTATTCGAACTGGACGGTTTCACGCACGGAAACATGGTGAAACCGGGGCATTTTCTATTACTGGACGAAATCAAGCGGATTGTGAAAGCGAAAAATAAATCTGAAAAGTAA
- a CDS encoding heavy metal translocating P-type ATPase, whose protein sequence is MTAIDPICHMEVDESTALQETVDNQSWYFCSQGCRDKFLAQHADEVSAPEPKAEAEHSCCHHDGEDKGHQHGEKKTAVNAPEGTIYSCPMHPEIEQVGPGSCPICGMDLEPIMPQKEESPEEIAEYEQMARRFWGGLALGLPVFLLAMLPMTGLPIHQWIPVKVSGWIQFLLSTPVVLWAGWPLYERAYRSILSMNLNMFTLIGIGTGTAYIYSIIALIFPGIFPESFRHEGTVELYFEATVVITVLVLLGQMLELRARKRTNSAIQELLALAPPTAHLVENGEEREIPLEEVQAGNLLRVRPGEKIPVDGIVQEGKSLIDESMITGEPVPVVKMQGDEVIGGTVNQTGSFLMEAQKVGGETLLSQIIQMVSSAQRSRAPIQRVVDTIAARFVPAVLLTSVITFILWSWLGPEPRFAYALINAVAVLIIACPCALGLATPMSIMVGVGRGAKSGILIKNAEVLETLEKVDTLIVDKTGTLTEGKPRLTECITAGTLSENELLQLAASVEQHSEHPLSQAVVVAAKDRELNLSDVQDFDSITGAGVKGTMNQKTVLIGSAAFLNEQSVTIKDELMTQANTLREQGQGVIFVAVDGALAGLLSVSDPVKETTPHAIEKLHELGLQIVMLTGDNEKTANAVAQSLNIDEVEAGVKPQDKYQKVKDLRAAGHKVAMAGDGINDAPALAEADVGIAMGTGTDVAIESAEVTLVKGDLRGVADSIYLSRLVMRNIHQNLLFAFGYNALGIPIAAGILVPFFGIHALLSPMIAAAAMSFSSISVISNALRLRTQA, encoded by the coding sequence ATGACAGCAATTGATCCAATTTGCCACATGGAAGTCGACGAGTCCACAGCGCTGCAGGAAACCGTTGACAATCAATCCTGGTATTTCTGCAGCCAGGGCTGCCGCGACAAATTTCTGGCACAACATGCGGATGAAGTGAGCGCTCCCGAGCCGAAAGCAGAAGCGGAGCACTCGTGTTGTCATCACGACGGCGAAGATAAGGGACATCAACACGGAGAGAAAAAAACAGCAGTCAATGCACCGGAAGGGACCATCTATTCCTGTCCGATGCATCCGGAAATCGAGCAGGTCGGCCCCGGCAGTTGTCCGATTTGTGGCATGGATCTGGAACCGATCATGCCTCAAAAAGAGGAATCGCCTGAAGAAATCGCTGAATACGAACAGATGGCCCGCCGCTTCTGGGGTGGTCTGGCGCTCGGCTTACCGGTCTTTTTGCTGGCGATGCTGCCGATGACGGGACTGCCGATTCACCAATGGATTCCCGTCAAAGTTTCTGGTTGGATTCAATTTCTGCTCAGTACGCCCGTTGTGTTATGGGCGGGATGGCCTTTGTACGAACGCGCGTATCGTTCGATTCTCAGTATGAACCTGAATATGTTCACGCTGATTGGTATCGGCACTGGAACCGCCTATATTTACAGTATCATCGCACTGATCTTCCCTGGCATTTTCCCGGAGTCATTCCGTCACGAGGGGACTGTTGAACTCTATTTTGAGGCGACGGTGGTGATTACTGTGCTCGTCTTATTAGGGCAGATGCTGGAGTTACGGGCGCGGAAACGAACCAACAGTGCCATCCAGGAATTGTTGGCGCTGGCACCTCCCACAGCGCATCTGGTCGAAAATGGTGAAGAGCGGGAGATTCCGCTGGAAGAAGTGCAGGCGGGCAATTTGCTCCGCGTGCGTCCGGGAGAAAAAATTCCCGTCGATGGAATCGTCCAGGAAGGCAAGAGTCTGATCGATGAGTCGATGATTACCGGAGAACCCGTACCGGTTGTCAAAATGCAGGGTGACGAAGTGATTGGCGGTACTGTGAATCAGACGGGCTCGTTCCTGATGGAAGCACAGAAAGTCGGCGGCGAGACTCTGCTATCACAGATCATTCAAATGGTTTCCAGTGCGCAGCGGAGCCGCGCGCCGATTCAACGTGTGGTTGATACCATCGCCGCGCGCTTTGTTCCCGCGGTGCTACTGACGTCTGTGATCACCTTTATCCTCTGGAGTTGGCTGGGGCCCGAACCCCGATTCGCGTATGCGTTGATCAATGCGGTGGCGGTACTGATTATTGCCTGTCCTTGTGCGCTGGGTCTGGCGACGCCGATGTCGATCATGGTGGGCGTCGGACGCGGCGCCAAAAGCGGCATTCTGATTAAAAATGCCGAAGTGCTCGAGACACTGGAAAAAGTCGATACGCTGATCGTCGACAAAACAGGGACACTGACTGAAGGGAAACCCAGACTGACCGAATGCATCACGGCTGGCACGCTGAGTGAAAACGAACTCCTGCAACTGGCGGCTTCCGTGGAACAGCATAGTGAGCATCCTCTCTCGCAGGCCGTGGTCGTGGCAGCGAAAGACCGGGAATTGAATTTGTCTGACGTGCAGGACTTCGATTCAATCACGGGCGCGGGTGTGAAGGGCACCATGAATCAAAAGACGGTCCTGATTGGTAGTGCGGCTTTTCTGAACGAGCAATCCGTCACCATCAAAGATGAATTGATGACGCAGGCCAACACACTCCGCGAACAGGGGCAGGGGGTGATCTTTGTTGCCGTTGATGGAGCGCTGGCGGGACTGCTGTCTGTCTCTGATCCGGTCAAGGAGACGACGCCACATGCGATCGAGAAACTGCATGAACTCGGGCTCCAGATTGTGATGCTGACCGGGGACAACGAAAAAACGGCCAACGCGGTCGCGCAGTCGCTCAACATTGATGAAGTTGAAGCGGGCGTGAAGCCGCAGGATAAATATCAGAAGGTCAAAGATCTGCGTGCAGCCGGGCATAAAGTGGCGATGGCCGGTGATGGCATCAACGATGCACCGGCGCTGGCGGAAGCCGATGTGGGAATTGCGATGGGGACAGGCACCGATGTCGCCATTGAAAGTGCCGAGGTGACTCTGGTCAAAGGGGACTTAAGAGGTGTCGCCGACTCGATCTATTTGAGTCGGCTGGTGATGCGTAACATTCATCAGAACCTGCTGTTTGCCTTTGGCTATAATGCACTGGGGATACCGATTGCAGCCGGAATCCTGGTGCCTTTCTTTGGCATCCACGCGCTCTTAAGCCCGATGATCGCAGCGGCAGCGATGAGCTTCAGTTCGATCTCTGTGATCAGCAATGCACTCAGGCTCAGAACGCAGGCGTGA
- a CDS encoding 2TM domain-containing protein, with amino-acid sequence MANKDKNYEQAKSRVEKKIGFMIHVGVYVVVNAGLITLNLTRSPEKYWFIWPLGGWGIGLAFHAFKAFSSGSAVNWKEKMIKKEQEKLDQ; translated from the coding sequence ATGGCAAACAAAGATAAAAACTATGAACAGGCCAAAAGTCGGGTTGAGAAAAAAATTGGTTTTATGATTCACGTTGGCGTTTACGTAGTGGTGAATGCCGGTTTGATTACGTTAAACCTGACGCGATCCCCCGAAAAATACTGGTTTATTTGGCCTCTGGGAGGCTGGGGGATCGGGCTGGCGTTTCACGCTTTCAAGGCTTTCAGTTCCGGTAGTGCAGTGAACTGGAAAGAAAAGATGATTAAGAAAGAGCAAGAGAAGCTCGATCAGTAA